TATCAGCAGTACGGGCGAAAGATTCAGACAGCTGCGCTTGATGCTGATAAACCTAAAAACACGATCAAACTTATCAAGAAGTTTAAACCCGACATGGTGATCAATGTTGCTCTTCCCTACCAGGATCTCCCTATTATGGATGCGTGTCTTGCTACGCGCACGCATTATCTTGATACGGCAAACTATGAACCAAAGGATGTGGCCAAGTTTGAGTACAAATGGCAGTGGGCGTATCATGAAAAATTTAAAGAAGCGGGCATCATGGCGGTTTTAGGGTGTGGTTTTGATCCCGGTATGACGAATATTTACACCGCCTACATGAAGAAACATTATTTCAAAAAGATGAAATATGTGGATATCGTGGATTGTAATGCTGGTGATCATGGCAAAGCATTTGCTACCAACTTTAATCCAGAGATTAATATTCGTGAAATTACCCAGAAGGGTCGCTATTACGAGAATGGTGAGTGGAAAGAGATTGATCCGATGTCAGTGCACAAACCGATAGATTATCCAGGGGTTGGTCCTAAAGAGAGTTATCTTCTTTTCCATGAAGAGTTGGAATCCCTGGTGAAAAATTTCCCCGAGATAGAGAGAA
This sequence is a window from Thermospira aquatica. Protein-coding genes within it:
- a CDS encoding saccharopine dehydrogenase family protein, producing MARVMIIGAGGVGQVVTHKCAQVPEVFSDILLASRTKAKCDRIAERVYQQYGRKIQTAALDADKPKNTIKLIKKFKPDMVINVALPYQDLPIMDACLATRTHYLDTANYEPKDVAKFEYKWQWAYHEKFKEAGIMAVLGCGFDPGMTNIYTAYMKKHYFKKMKYVDIVDCNAGDHGKAFATNFNPEINIREITQKGRYYENGEWKEIDPMSVHKPIDYPGVGPKESYLLFHEELESLVKNFPEIERIRFWMTFSENYLTHLRVLQNVGLTSIKPVVFQGKKIVPLEFLKALLPEPASLGENYRGKTVIGVQIEGEGYSGQMERRFIYNICDHAESYKETGTQAVAYTTGVPAMLGAMMVLTGVWKGAGVFNVEEFDPDPFMEKIGQYGLPWQETTF